The following are from one region of the Streptomyces tuirus genome:
- the rpoZ gene encoding DNA-directed RNA polymerase subunit omega gives MSSSISAPEGIINPPIDELLEATDSKYSLVIYAAKRARQINAYYSQLGEGLLEYVGPLVDTHVHEKPLSIALREINAGLLTSEAVEGPAQ, from the coding sequence GTGTCCTCTTCCATCTCCGCGCCCGAGGGCATCATCAACCCGCCGATCGACGAGCTCCTCGAGGCCACCGACTCGAAGTACAGCCTCGTGATCTACGCGGCCAAGCGTGCCCGCCAGATCAACGCGTACTACTCGCAGCTCGGCGAGGGTCTCCTCGAGTACGTCGGTCCCCTCGTCGACACCCACGTCCACGAGAAGCCGCTCTCGATCGCCCTCCGCGAGATCAACGCGGGGCTCCTGACGTCCGAGGCCGTCGAGGGCCCGGCGCAGTAA
- the gmk gene encoding guanylate kinase, giving the protein MAATPRGTSPVPPDVRPRLTVLSGPSGVGKSTVVAHMRKEHPEVWLSVSATTRKPRPGEQHGVHYFFVSDDEMDKLIANGELLEWAEFAGHRYGTPRAAVQERLENGEPVLLEIDLQGARLVRESMPEAQLVFLAPPSWEELVRRLTGRGTESPEVIERRLEAAKIELAAEPEFDTTLVNTSVEDVARELLALMNVV; this is encoded by the coding sequence ATGGCTGCAACACCCCGGGGGACGTCCCCCGTACCCCCGGACGTACGTCCGCGGCTGACCGTGCTCTCCGGCCCCTCCGGGGTCGGCAAGAGCACGGTCGTCGCTCATATGCGCAAGGAACACCCCGAGGTCTGGCTCTCCGTGTCGGCGACGACACGCAAGCCCCGGCCCGGCGAGCAGCACGGAGTCCACTACTTCTTCGTCTCCGACGACGAGATGGACAAACTGATCGCCAACGGGGAACTGCTGGAGTGGGCCGAGTTCGCCGGCCATCGCTACGGCACGCCGCGAGCGGCCGTGCAGGAGCGCCTGGAGAACGGCGAGCCCGTACTCCTCGAGATCGACCTCCAGGGCGCTCGCCTGGTGCGTGAGTCGATGCCCGAGGCCCAGCTGGTGTTCCTGGCTCCTCCCTCCTGGGAGGAGCTCGTGCGCCGACTCACCGGGCGGGGCACCGAATCGCCCGAGGTGATCGAGCGCCGGCTGGAAGCGGCGAAGATCGAACTCGCGGCCGAGCCGGAGTTCGACACCACCCTGGTCAACACCTCCGTCGAGGACGTGGCGCGCGAGCTGCTAGCCTTGATGAACGTCGTGTGA
- a CDS encoding integration host factor: MALPPLTPEQRAAALEKAAAARRERAEVKNRLKHSGASLHEVIKQGQENDVIGKMKVSALLESLPGVGKVRAKQIMERLGISESRRVRGLGSNQIASLEREFGSTGS, translated from the coding sequence GTGGCTCTTCCGCCCCTTACCCCTGAACAGCGCGCAGCCGCGCTCGAAAAGGCCGCCGCGGCTCGCCGGGAGCGGGCCGAGGTCAAGAATCGACTCAAGCACTCCGGCGCCTCCCTTCACGAGGTCATCAAGCAGGGCCAGGAGAACGACGTCATCGGCAAGATGAAGGTCTCCGCCCTCCTCGAGTCGCTGCCGGGCGTGGGCAAGGTCCGCGCCAAGCAGATCATGGAGCGACTCGGCATCTCCGAGAGCCGCCGCGTGCGGGGTCTCGGTTCCAACCAGATCGCCTCCCTGGAGCGCGAGTTCGGCAGCACCGGCTCCTGA
- the pyrF gene encoding orotidine-5'-phosphate decarboxylase, with product MSALEPFGARLRRAMDERGPLCVGIDPHASLLAEWGLNDDVAGLERFSRTVVEAVADRVAVLKPQSAFFERFGSRGVAVLETSVAEARAAGALVVMDAKRGDIGSTMAAYAESFLHKDAPLFSDALTVSPYLGYGSLSPAVALARESGAGLFVLALTSNPEGGEVQHAVRPDGRNVGATMLAHLAAENTGEEPLGSFGAVVGATLGDLSTYDLDINGPLLAPGIGAQGATPADLPGVFGAAVRNVVPNVSRGVLRHGPDTVALRDAAERFAEEIRHAVTSS from the coding sequence ATGAGTGCTCTCGAACCCTTCGGTGCGCGCCTGCGCCGCGCCATGGACGAGCGCGGTCCGCTGTGCGTCGGCATCGACCCGCACGCCTCCCTGCTCGCCGAGTGGGGCCTGAACGACGACGTGGCGGGCCTGGAGCGGTTCAGCCGCACGGTCGTCGAGGCGGTGGCCGACCGGGTCGCCGTGCTCAAGCCGCAGAGCGCGTTCTTCGAGCGGTTCGGCTCGCGCGGCGTCGCCGTGCTGGAGACGTCGGTCGCCGAGGCCCGGGCGGCCGGCGCGCTGGTCGTGATGGACGCCAAGCGCGGCGACATCGGCTCCACCATGGCCGCGTACGCCGAGTCCTTCCTGCACAAGGACGCACCGCTGTTCTCCGACGCCCTGACGGTCTCGCCCTACCTCGGCTACGGCTCGCTCAGCCCGGCCGTCGCGCTGGCCCGGGAGAGCGGCGCGGGACTGTTCGTGCTGGCGCTGACCTCCAACCCGGAGGGCGGCGAGGTCCAGCACGCCGTGCGGCCCGACGGACGGAACGTCGGAGCGACGATGCTCGCGCACCTGGCCGCCGAGAACACGGGGGAGGAGCCCCTGGGATCCTTCGGCGCGGTCGTCGGCGCCACCCTCGGTGATCTGTCGACGTACGACCTGGACATCAACGGTCCGCTCCTCGCACCAGGAATCGGCGCCCAGGGTGCCACGCCGGCCGATCTTCCCGGGGTCTTCGGGGCGGCGGTGCGCAACGTGGTGCCGAACGTCAGCAGGGGAGTGCTACGCCATGGTCCCGACACCGTCGCTCTGCGTGACGCCGCCGAGCGCTTCGCGGAGGAGATCCGGCACGCCGTGACCTCCTCCTGA
- a CDS encoding quinone-dependent dihydroorotate dehydrogenase, whose product MYKIFFRLVFKRLDPEQAHHLAFRWIRLAARVPVLRTFLAAALAPRHKELRTEALGLRMHGPFGLAAGFDKNAVGIDGMAMLGFDHVEIGTVTGEPQPGNPKQRLFRLVQDRALINRMGFNNDGSLRVAARLASRRPVFKPVVGVNIGKTKVVPEEEAVADYVKSAERLAPYADYLVVNVSSPNTPGLRNLQATEALRPLLSAVREAADRTVSARRVPLLVKIAPDLADEDVDAVADLAVELGLDGIIATNTTIAREGLGLTSDPTLVKETGGLSGAPLKERSLEVLRRLYARVGDRITLVGVGGIENAEDAWQRILAGATLVQGYSAFIYEGPFWGRSVHKGLAARLATSPYATLADAVGADVRKTA is encoded by the coding sequence ATGTACAAGATCTTCTTCCGTCTCGTCTTCAAGCGGCTGGACCCGGAGCAGGCCCACCACCTGGCCTTCCGCTGGATCCGCCTGGCCGCCCGCGTGCCCGTGCTGCGCACCTTCCTCGCGGCCGCCCTCGCGCCCCGCCACAAGGAGCTGCGCACCGAGGCCCTCGGGCTGCGCATGCACGGCCCCTTCGGGCTCGCCGCGGGCTTCGACAAGAACGCCGTCGGCATCGACGGCATGGCCATGCTCGGCTTCGACCACGTCGAGATCGGCACCGTGACCGGCGAACCGCAGCCCGGCAACCCCAAGCAGCGGCTGTTCCGCCTGGTCCAGGACCGGGCGCTGATCAACCGCATGGGCTTCAACAACGACGGCTCGCTCCGGGTCGCGGCCCGCCTGGCCTCCCGCAGGCCGGTCTTCAAGCCGGTCGTCGGCGTCAACATCGGCAAGACCAAGGTCGTCCCCGAGGAGGAGGCCGTCGCGGACTACGTGAAGTCCGCCGAGCGGCTCGCGCCGTACGCCGACTACCTGGTCGTCAACGTCTCCTCGCCGAACACGCCGGGTCTGCGCAACCTCCAGGCGACGGAGGCCCTGCGCCCCCTGCTGAGCGCCGTCCGCGAGGCCGCCGACCGCACGGTGTCCGCGCGGCGCGTCCCGCTCCTGGTCAAGATCGCGCCGGATCTCGCCGACGAGGACGTCGACGCCGTCGCCGACCTCGCCGTGGAGCTCGGCCTGGACGGGATCATCGCCACGAACACCACCATCGCGCGCGAGGGACTCGGTCTGACGTCCGACCCCACCCTGGTCAAGGAGACCGGCGGTCTGTCCGGGGCACCCCTGAAGGAACGCTCCCTGGAGGTCCTGCGCCGCCTCTACGCGCGCGTGGGCGACCGGATCACCTTGGTGGGCGTCGGTGGCATCGAGAACGCCGAGGACGCCTGGCAGCGCATCCTGGCCGGTGCCACGCTGGTCCAGGGCTACAGCGCCTTCATCTACGAGGGGCCCTTCTGGGGCCGCTCCGTCCACAAGGGGCTCGCCGCACGCCTGGCCACGAGCCCCTACGCCACGCTCGCCGACGCGGTGGGCGCCGACGTGAGGAAGACGGCATGA
- the carB gene encoding carbamoyl-phosphate synthase large subunit, with product MPKRTDIQSVLVIGSGPIVIGQAAEFDYSGTQACRVLKAEGLRVVLVNSNPATIMTDPEIADATYVEPITPEFVEKIIAKERPDALLPTLGGQTALNTAISLHENGVLDKYGVELIGANVEAIHKGEDRDLFKEVVEEVRKKIGHGESARSYICHSMDDVLKGVEELGGYPVVVRPSFTMGGAGSGFAHDEEELRRIAGQGLTLSPTTEVLLEESILGWKEYELELMRDKHDNVVVVCSIENFDPMGVHTGDSITVAPAMTLTDREYQVLRDVGIAIIREVGVDTGGCNIQFAVNPEDGRVIVIEMNPRVSRSSALASKATGFPIAKIAAKLAVGYTLDEIPNDITQETPASFEPTLDYVVVKAPRFAFEKFPSADATLTTTMKSVGEAMAIGRNFTEAFQKALRSLEKKGSQFTFTGEPGDKTQLLEQAVRPTDGRINTVMQAIRAGATPEEIFEYTKIDPWFVDQLFLIKETADELAEAPELTADLLAEAKRHGFSDQQIGEIRGLREDVVREVRHALGIRPVYKTVDTCAAEFAAKTPYFYSSYDEETEVASREKPAVIILGSGPNRIGQGIEFDYSCVHASFALSDAGYETVMVNCNPETVSTDYDTSDRLYFEPLTLEDVLEIVHAEQQAGPVAGVVVQLGGQTPLGLSQALKDNGVPIVGTSPEAIHAAEDRGAFGRVLAEAGLPAPKHGTATTFAEAKAIADEIGYPVLVRPSYVLGGRGMEIVYDETRLSSYIAESTEISPSRPVLVDRFLDDAIEIDVDALYDGEELYLGGVMEHIEEAGIHSGDSACALPPITLGGFDIKRLRASTEGIAKGVGVRGLINIQFALAGDILYVLEANPRASRTVPFTSKATAVPLAKAAARISLGVTIAELRAEGLLPANGDGGELPLDAPISVKEAVMPWSRFRDIHGRGVDTVLGPEMRSTGEVMGIDSVFGTAYAKSQAGAYGPLPTKGRAFISVANRDKRSMIFPARELVAHGFELLATSGTAEVLKRNGINATVVRKQSEGTGPNGEKTIVQLIHDGEVDLIVNTPYGTGGRLDGYDIRTAAVARSVPCLTTVQALAAAVQGIDALNRGDVSVRSLQEHAEHLTAARD from the coding sequence GTGCCTAAGCGCACCGATATCCAGTCCGTCCTGGTCATCGGCTCCGGCCCGATCGTCATCGGCCAGGCCGCCGAGTTCGACTACTCCGGCACCCAGGCGTGCCGCGTCCTCAAGGCCGAGGGCCTGCGGGTCGTCCTGGTGAACTCCAACCCGGCGACGATCATGACCGACCCGGAGATCGCCGACGCCACCTATGTCGAGCCGATCACCCCCGAGTTCGTCGAGAAGATCATCGCCAAGGAGCGCCCCGACGCGCTGCTGCCCACCCTGGGCGGCCAGACGGCCCTCAACACGGCCATCTCGCTGCACGAGAACGGCGTCCTCGACAAGTACGGCGTCGAGCTGATCGGCGCCAACGTGGAGGCGATCCACAAGGGCGAGGACCGCGACCTGTTCAAGGAGGTCGTGGAGGAGGTCCGCAAGAAGATCGGGCACGGCGAGTCCGCCCGGTCCTACATCTGCCACTCCATGGACGACGTCCTCAAGGGCGTCGAGGAGCTCGGCGGCTACCCGGTCGTCGTCCGCCCCTCCTTCACCATGGGCGGCGCCGGCTCCGGCTTCGCCCACGACGAGGAGGAGCTGCGCCGCATCGCCGGCCAGGGCCTCACGCTCTCCCCGACCACCGAGGTGCTCCTGGAGGAGTCCATCCTCGGCTGGAAGGAGTACGAGCTGGAGCTGATGCGCGACAAGCACGACAACGTCGTGGTCGTCTGCTCCATCGAGAACTTCGACCCGATGGGCGTGCACACCGGCGACTCCATCACCGTCGCCCCCGCGATGACGCTGACCGACCGCGAGTACCAGGTGCTGCGCGACGTCGGCATCGCGATCATCCGCGAGGTCGGCGTCGACACCGGCGGCTGCAACATCCAGTTCGCGGTGAACCCCGAGGACGGCCGGGTCATCGTCATCGAGATGAACCCGCGCGTGTCGCGGTCCTCGGCGCTGGCCTCCAAGGCGACCGGTTTCCCGATCGCCAAGATCGCCGCCAAGCTCGCCGTCGGCTACACGCTGGACGAGATCCCGAACGACATCACGCAGGAGACCCCGGCCTCCTTCGAGCCGACGCTCGACTACGTGGTCGTGAAGGCCCCGCGCTTCGCCTTCGAGAAGTTCCCGAGCGCGGACGCCACCCTCACCACCACCATGAAGTCGGTCGGCGAGGCCATGGCCATCGGCCGCAACTTCACCGAGGCCTTCCAGAAGGCGCTGCGCTCGCTGGAGAAGAAGGGCAGCCAGTTCACCTTCACCGGCGAGCCGGGCGACAAGACGCAGCTGCTGGAGCAGGCCGTCCGCCCCACCGACGGCCGCATCAACACCGTCATGCAGGCCATCCGCGCCGGCGCCACACCCGAGGAGATCTTCGAGTACACGAAGATCGACCCCTGGTTCGTCGACCAGCTCTTCCTCATCAAGGAGACCGCCGACGAGCTGGCCGAGGCCCCCGAGCTGACCGCCGACCTGCTCGCCGAGGCCAAGCGGCACGGCTTCTCCGACCAGCAGATCGGCGAGATCCGCGGCCTGCGCGAGGACGTCGTCCGCGAGGTCCGGCACGCGCTCGGCATCCGCCCGGTCTACAAGACGGTCGACACCTGCGCCGCCGAGTTCGCCGCGAAGACGCCGTACTTCTACTCCTCCTACGACGAGGAGACGGAGGTCGCCTCCCGCGAGAAGCCGGCCGTCATCATCCTGGGCTCCGGCCCGAACCGCATCGGCCAGGGCATCGAGTTCGACTACTCCTGCGTCCACGCCTCCTTCGCGCTCAGCGACGCGGGCTACGAGACGGTGATGGTCAACTGCAACCCGGAGACCGTCTCCACGGACTACGACACCTCCGACCGCCTCTACTTCGAGCCGCTGACGCTGGAGGACGTGCTGGAGATCGTGCACGCCGAGCAGCAGGCCGGACCGGTCGCGGGCGTCGTCGTGCAGCTCGGCGGCCAGACCCCGCTGGGCCTGTCGCAGGCGCTGAAGGACAACGGCGTGCCGATCGTCGGCACCTCCCCGGAGGCCATCCACGCCGCCGAGGACCGGGGCGCCTTCGGCCGGGTGCTCGCCGAGGCCGGCCTGCCGGCCCCCAAGCACGGCACCGCCACCACCTTCGCCGAGGCCAAGGCCATCGCCGACGAGATCGGCTACCCGGTCCTGGTGCGGCCCTCGTACGTCCTCGGCGGCCGTGGCATGGAGATCGTCTACGACGAGACCCGGCTGTCGTCGTACATCGCCGAGTCGACCGAGATCAGCCCCTCGCGGCCGGTCCTGGTCGACCGGTTCCTCGACGACGCGATCGAGATCGACGTCGACGCCCTCTACGACGGCGAGGAGCTCTACCTCGGCGGCGTCATGGAGCACATCGAGGAGGCCGGCATCCACTCCGGCGACTCGGCGTGCGCCCTGCCCCCGATCACGCTCGGCGGCTTCGACATCAAGCGCCTGCGCGCCTCCACGGAGGGCATCGCCAAGGGCGTCGGGGTGCGCGGCCTGATCAACATCCAGTTCGCGCTCGCCGGCGACATCCTCTACGTCCTGGAGGCCAACCCGCGTGCGTCCCGGACCGTCCCCTTCACCTCGAAGGCGACGGCGGTACCGCTCGCGAAGGCCGCCGCCCGCATCTCGCTCGGCGTGACCATCGCCGAGCTGCGCGCCGAGGGCCTGCTCCCGGCCAACGGCGACGGCGGTGAGCTGCCGCTCGACGCGCCGATCTCCGTCAAGGAGGCCGTCATGCCGTGGTCGCGCTTCCGCGACATCCACGGCCGCGGCGTCGACACCGTCCTCGGCCCGGAGATGCGCTCCACCGGCGAGGTCATGGGCATCGACTCCGTCTTCGGCACGGCGTACGCCAAGTCGCAGGCCGGCGCCTACGGCCCGCTGCCCACCAAGGGACGCGCGTTCATCTCGGTCGCCAACCGCGACAAGCGCTCGATGATCTTCCCGGCCCGCGAGCTGGTCGCCCACGGCTTCGAACTGCTCGCCACGTCCGGCACCGCGGAGGTCCTCAAGCGCAACGGCATCAACGCCACCGTCGTGCGCAAGCAGTCCGAGGGCACCGGCCCGAACGGCGAGAAGACCATTGTCCAGCTCATCCACGACGGCGAGGTCGACCTCATCGTCAACACCCCGTACGGCACCGGTGGCCGTCTCGACGGCTACGACATCCGTACGGCGGCCGTGGCGCGCTCCGTGCCCTGCCTGACGACGGTCCAGGCCCTCGCGGCGGCGGTCCAGGGCATCGACGCCCTCAACCGCGGTGACGTGAGCGTCCGATCGCTCCAGGAACACGCGGAACACCTGACCGCGGCCCGCGACTAG
- the carA gene encoding glutamine-hydrolyzing carbamoyl-phosphate synthase small subunit produces MTTSTRGAARTPAVLVLEDGRIFRGRAYGAVGETFGEAVFSTGMTGYQETLTDPSYHRQVVVMTAPHVGNTGINDEDMESRKIWVSGYVVRDPARVPSSWRSRRTLDEELDAQGVVGISGIDTRALTRHLRERGAMRVGIFSGDAVREDSALLARVQEAPQMKGANLAAEVATTEPYVVPAIGEKKFTVAAVDLGIKGMTPHRMAERGIEVHVLPATATVEDVYAVDPDGVFFSNGPGDPATADHPVSVMQGVLERGTPLFGICFGNQILGRALGFGTFKLKYGHRGINQPVQDRTTGKVEVTAHNHGFAVDAPLDRVSETPFGRAEVSHVCLNDNVVEGLQLLDRPAFSVQYHPEAAAGPHDAAYLFDRFVSLMEGQRA; encoded by the coding sequence ATGACCACCTCCACAAGGGGAGCTGCCAGGACTCCCGCCGTACTCGTCCTGGAGGACGGCCGGATCTTCCGCGGCCGTGCCTACGGGGCCGTGGGGGAGACCTTCGGCGAAGCGGTGTTCTCCACCGGCATGACCGGCTACCAGGAGACCCTCACCGACCCCTCCTACCACCGCCAGGTGGTCGTGATGACCGCCCCGCACGTCGGCAACACCGGCATCAACGACGAGGACATGGAGTCCCGGAAGATCTGGGTCTCCGGCTACGTCGTGCGCGACCCCGCGCGCGTGCCGTCCAGCTGGCGCTCCCGGCGCACACTCGACGAGGAGCTCGACGCCCAGGGCGTCGTCGGCATCAGCGGCATCGACACCCGAGCCCTCACCCGCCATCTGCGCGAGCGCGGCGCCATGCGCGTCGGGATCTTCAGCGGGGACGCCGTCCGGGAGGACTCGGCGCTCCTCGCGCGCGTGCAGGAAGCACCGCAGATGAAGGGCGCGAACCTCGCCGCCGAGGTCGCCACCACCGAGCCGTACGTCGTCCCGGCCATCGGCGAGAAGAAGTTCACCGTCGCCGCCGTCGACCTCGGCATCAAGGGCATGACCCCGCACCGCATGGCCGAGCGCGGCATCGAGGTGCACGTGCTCCCCGCCACCGCCACCGTCGAGGACGTCTACGCGGTCGACCCGGACGGCGTGTTCTTCTCCAACGGCCCCGGCGACCCGGCCACCGCCGACCACCCCGTCTCGGTCATGCAGGGCGTCCTGGAACGCGGCACCCCGCTGTTCGGCATCTGCTTCGGCAACCAGATCCTGGGCCGCGCGCTCGGCTTCGGCACCTTCAAGCTGAAGTACGGCCACCGCGGCATCAACCAGCCGGTGCAGGACCGCACGACCGGCAAGGTCGAGGTCACCGCGCACAACCACGGCTTCGCCGTCGACGCCCCCCTCGACCGGGTCTCCGAGACCCCGTTCGGCCGCGCCGAGGTGTCGCACGTCTGCCTGAACGACAACGTGGTGGAGGGGCTCCAGCTTCTGGACCGCCCCGCCTTCAGCGTCCAGTACCACCCCGAAGCGGCAGCCGGCCCGCACGACGCCGCCTACCTGTTCGACCGCTTCGTTTCCCTGATGGAGGGCCAGCGTGCCTAA
- a CDS encoding PH-like domain-containing protein: MTPVLLLAAEKESAQVTDWAARIGWVVGLGLFVALVYWLMREGWKWRGTLQGDLPELPTAPDDPGPEKLSLSGRYHGSTTAGQWLDRIVARGLGTRSRAELTLTDAGLDVVRPGASDFFVPVAQLREARLDKGIAGKVLTEGGLLIVTWEHGDRLIDSGFRSDHAAEHNEWVEALNSMIETNTREGVER, encoded by the coding sequence GTGACACCTGTACTCCTGCTGGCCGCCGAGAAGGAATCGGCGCAAGTGACCGACTGGGCCGCCCGCATCGGCTGGGTCGTCGGCCTCGGCCTGTTCGTCGCGCTCGTCTACTGGCTGATGCGCGAGGGCTGGAAGTGGCGCGGCACCCTCCAGGGCGACCTGCCCGAGCTGCCCACCGCCCCGGACGACCCGGGCCCCGAGAAGCTGAGCCTGAGCGGCCGCTACCACGGCTCCACCACCGCCGGTCAGTGGCTCGACCGCATCGTCGCCCGGGGCCTGGGCACCCGCAGCCGGGCCGAGCTGACCCTCACGGACGCCGGACTCGACGTCGTACGCCCCGGGGCGAGCGACTTCTTCGTCCCGGTCGCACAGCTGCGCGAGGCCCGGCTCGACAAGGGCATCGCCGGCAAGGTCCTCACCGAGGGCGGCCTGCTGATCGTCACCTGGGAGCACGGTGACCGGCTGATCGACTCCGGGTTCCGCTCCGACCACGCGGCCGAGCACAACGAGTGGGTCGAGGCCCTCAACTCCATGATCGAAACGAACACCAGGGAAGGCGTCGAACGATGA
- a CDS encoding dihydroorotase: MSKTLIRGAKVLGGEPQDVLIDGGTIAEVGGGLSAEGAEVVEADGKVLLPGLVDLHTHLREPGREDSETVLTGTRAAASGGFTTVFAMANTFPVADTAGVVEQVWRLGKEHGYCDVQPIGAVTVGLDGRKLAELGAMHESAAGVTVFSDDGKCVHDAVIMRRALEYVKAFGGVVAQHAQEPRLTEGAEMNEGIVSAELGLGGWPAVAEESIIARDVLLADHVGSRVHICHLSTAGSVEIVRWAKSRGIAVTAEVTPHHLLLTDELVRTYNPVYKVNPPLRTERDVMALREALADGTIDIVATDHAPHPHEDKDCEWAAAAMGMVGLETALSVVQETMVDTGLLDWAGVADRMSVKPAQIGQARGHGRPVSAGEPANLTLVDTAYRGLVEPAGFASRSRNTPYEGRELPGRVTHTWLRGKATLVDGKLT, encoded by the coding sequence ATGAGCAAGACCCTGATCCGTGGTGCGAAGGTGCTCGGCGGCGAGCCGCAGGACGTGCTGATCGACGGCGGCACCATCGCCGAGGTGGGCGGCGGCCTGAGCGCCGAGGGCGCCGAGGTCGTCGAGGCCGACGGCAAGGTGCTGCTGCCGGGCCTGGTCGACCTGCACACCCATCTGCGTGAGCCCGGCCGCGAGGACTCCGAGACCGTCCTCACCGGCACCCGCGCCGCCGCCTCCGGCGGTTTCACCACCGTCTTCGCCATGGCCAACACCTTCCCGGTCGCCGACACCGCCGGTGTCGTCGAGCAGGTCTGGCGGCTCGGCAAGGAGCACGGCTACTGCGACGTCCAGCCGATCGGTGCCGTCACCGTCGGCCTGGACGGCAGGAAGCTCGCCGAGCTGGGCGCCATGCACGAGTCCGCGGCCGGCGTCACCGTCTTCTCCGACGACGGCAAGTGCGTCCACGACGCCGTGATCATGCGCCGCGCCCTGGAGTACGTGAAGGCCTTCGGCGGTGTCGTCGCCCAGCACGCGCAGGAGCCGCGGCTGACCGAGGGCGCCGAGATGAACGAGGGCATCGTCTCCGCCGAGCTGGGCCTCGGGGGCTGGCCGGCGGTGGCCGAAGAATCGATCATCGCCCGGGATGTCCTGCTCGCCGACCACGTCGGCTCCCGCGTCCACATCTGCCACCTGTCGACCGCCGGCTCCGTCGAGATCGTCCGCTGGGCCAAGTCCCGCGGCATCGCCGTCACCGCCGAGGTCACCCCGCACCACCTCCTCCTCACGGACGAGCTGGTGCGCACCTACAACCCCGTCTACAAGGTCAACCCGCCGCTGCGCACCGAGCGCGACGTCATGGCCCTGCGCGAGGCCCTCGCCGACGGCACGATCGACATCGTCGCCACCGACCACGCCCCGCACCCGCACGAGGACAAGGACTGCGAGTGGGCCGCGGCCGCCATGGGCATGGTCGGCCTGGAGACCGCGCTGTCGGTGGTGCAGGAGACCATGGTCGACACGGGCCTGCTGGACTGGGCCGGCGTCGCCGACCGGATGTCCGTCAAGCCCGCGCAGATCGGACAGGCCAGGGGCCACGGACGTCCCGTCTCGGCAGGTGAGCCCGCCAACCTCACCCTGGTCGACACGGCATACCGTGGGCTCGTGGAACCCGCGGGCTTCGCCTCGCGCAGCCGTAACACCCCCTACGAGGGGCGTGAGCTGCCGGGCCGTGTGACGCACACGTGGCTGCGGGGCAAGGCCACGCTCGTCGACGGGAAGCTCACGTGA
- a CDS encoding aspartate carbamoyltransferase catalytic subunit, producing the protein MQRHLISAADLTRDDAVLILDTAEEMARVADRPIKKLPTLRGRTIVNLFFEDSTRTRISFEAAEKRLSADVINFTAKGSSVSKGESLKDTAQTLEAMGVDAVVIRHGASGAPYRLANSGWIDAAVVNAGDGTHQHPTQALLDAFTMRRRLVGPDAGLGQDLEGKRITLVGDVLHSRVARSNVDLLHTLGAEVTLVAPPTLLPVGIETWPCEVSYDLDSTLPKSDAVMMLRVQRERMNAAFFPTEREYSRRYGLDGDRMARMPGHAIVMHPGPMVRGMEITAEVADSDRCTVVEQVANGVSIRMAVLYLLLGGNEPAVTHPRTEEK; encoded by the coding sequence ATGCAGCGTCATCTCATCTCGGCCGCCGACCTCACCCGCGACGACGCCGTCCTGATCCTCGACACCGCCGAGGAGATGGCCCGGGTCGCCGACCGGCCGATCAAGAAGCTGCCGACCCTGCGCGGCCGCACGATCGTCAACCTCTTCTTCGAGGACTCCACCCGGACCCGGATCTCCTTCGAGGCGGCCGAGAAGCGGCTGTCCGCGGACGTCATCAACTTCACCGCCAAGGGCTCCAGCGTCTCCAAGGGCGAATCCCTGAAGGACACCGCGCAGACCCTGGAGGCCATGGGCGTCGATGCCGTGGTCATCCGGCACGGCGCCTCCGGAGCCCCGTACCGCCTCGCCAACTCCGGCTGGATCGACGCCGCCGTCGTCAACGCCGGCGACGGCACTCACCAGCACCCCACCCAGGCCCTGCTGGACGCCTTCACCATGCGCCGCCGCCTGGTCGGCCCGGACGCCGGACTCGGCCAGGACCTCGAGGGCAAGCGCATCACGCTCGTCGGCGACGTCCTGCACAGCCGGGTCGCCCGTTCTAACGTCGACCTGCTGCACACCCTCGGCGCCGAGGTCACCCTCGTCGCCCCGCCCACCCTGCTGCCGGTCGGCATCGAGACCTGGCCCTGCGAGGTCTCCTACGACCTCGACAGCACGCTGCCCAAGTCCGACGCGGTGATGATGCTGCGCGTCCAGCGCGAGCGCATGAACGCCGCCTTCTTCCCGACCGAGCGCGAGTACTCCCGGCGCTACGGCCTCGACGGCGACCGCATGGCGCGGATGCCCGGGCACGCCATCGTGATGCACCCCGGCCCGATGGTCCGGGGCATGGAGATCACCGCCGAGGTTGCCGACTCCGACCGCTGCACCGTCGTCGAGCAGGTCGCAAACGGAGTGTCCATCCGGATGGCCGTCCTGTACCTGCTGCTCGGTGGGAACGAACCCGCCGTCACCCACCCCCGCACCGAGGAGAAGTAA